In Calditrichota bacterium, a single window of DNA contains:
- a CDS encoding sigma-70 family RNA polymerase sigma factor — translation MIAQAGVINSTGSQMTFDDIYQENADMILNLAYRMTGKQEVARDLTQDIFVKVYEKSDSFREQSKISTWIYRIAMNHILNFIKREKRLSFLDFMEQDTKTVREGTVTVWEQNLPTQPDKALEDHEKENIIRHFVEQLNAKYKIPFLLFRYEEMSYQQIANQLGLSMSAVESRIFRAKKKLAEKLKPWQHRL, via the coding sequence ATGATTGCACAAGCCGGCGTAATAAATTCAACTGGGTCCCAAATGACATTTGATGATATTTATCAGGAGAATGCCGATATGATTCTTAACCTGGCCTACAGAATGACCGGTAAACAGGAAGTTGCACGTGATTTAACCCAGGATATTTTCGTAAAAGTATACGAAAAATCAGATTCATTTCGCGAACAATCAAAAATTTCTACATGGATTTACCGTATTGCCATGAATCATATCCTGAATTTTATAAAGCGGGAAAAGCGACTATCATTTTTGGATTTTATGGAGCAGGATACAAAAACTGTTCGTGAAGGAACGGTGACAGTATGGGAACAAAACCTGCCGACACAGCCTGATAAAGCTTTGGAAGATCATGAAAAAGAGAATATTATCCGACACTTTGTTGAACAACTTAATGCAAAATATAAAATTCCATTCCTTTTGTTTCGATATGAGGAAATGAGTTATCAGCAAATTGCAAATCAGCTAGGCTTAAGTATGAGTGCTGTCGAAAGCAGGATTTTTAGAGCCAAGAAGAAATTGGCTGAAAAACTAAAACCATGGCAACACCGATTATAA